In the Hordeum vulgare subsp. vulgare chromosome 7H, MorexV3_pseudomolecules_assembly, whole genome shotgun sequence genome, one interval contains:
- the LOC123409221 gene encoding uncharacterized protein LOC123409221 — protein MRSLFQELEILFLLMLGPAAVSALLLGANMWLSVVLLWSDPPSFSVDRLSDLVGRGREWPSERLACRSDKLKAVGQELGHEIRIFSSTTFELMTSKLPRADQEEDDDFYELQPGDYYKLISNRLAEQSKVLKTRKIREAELAAQRARLTKVGRNMMHYATI, from the exons ATGCggtcgttgtttcaggaattggaGATATTGTTTCTGTTGATGCTCGGCCCAGCGGCCGTGTCCGCGCTGCTCCTGGGCGCCAACATGTGGCTCTCCGTCGTCTTGCTGTGGTCGGATCCACCGAGCTTCTCCGTGGACAGGCTCTCCGATCTGGTGGGCCGCGGGCGAGAGTGGCCCAGCGAGCGTTTAGCATGCCGCTCG GACAAGCTGAAAGCAGTGGGACAAGAGCTTGGACATGAGATCCGGATATTTTCAAGCACAACATTTGAGCTGATGACTAGCAAATTGCCCAGGGCAGATCAGG AGGAAGACGATGACTTTTATGAGCTTCAGCCTGGTGATTATTACAAGTTGATTTCCAATAGG CTTGCAGAACAATCGAAAGTTCTGAAGACTCGTAAAATAAGGGAAGCAGAACTTGCTGCTCAACGAGCAAGGCTAACAAAGGTAGGAAGGAATATGATGCACTATGCCACTatttag
- the LOC123409906 gene encoding serine carboxypeptidase-like 17: MRLMALGPGLVGAAALAEATEESGSPSALARSRSRVGGRQREWCAAGSPSPASAPLILPPTASPPIGDSYSGLIGPPLTFQIAKGIEMGDKPLLNLKGYIIGNPLTDRKFDLPARVPYSHRMGLISDEQYEKYRERCGADTGMNRNIQCKNCHDAIDKCLKGINIHHILESECFSEYNGNSDSGRTLLDYPGAELGLSDISSECREGYSMSSIWANNRAVRETLGVHKGTVPVWVRCNHGTPYTTDIRSSVEYHRSLAKRGYRSLIYSGDHDMTVPFIGTQAWIRSLRFAVVDQWRPWYATGQVAGFTTLYANNLTFATVKDGSLCEGEGESDASWSLFAWMCLVHLPTLPFALSF, encoded by the exons ATGCGGCTCATGGCGCTAGGGCCCGGGCTCGTGGGCGCCGCCGCGCTAGCAGAAGCTACAGAGGAGAGCGGCTCGCCGTCGGCCCTAGCAAGAAGCAGAAGCAGAGTAGGAGGACGGCAGCGGGAGTGGTGCGCCGCCGGCTCGCCCTCGCCGGCGTCGGCGCCCCTCATCCTCCCACCTACAGCCAGCCCGCCTATAGGAGATTCGTATTCCGGTTTAATTGGGCCACCACTAACCTTTCAAATTGCCAAGG gtatagaaatggGTGACAAGCCACTTCTTAATCTGAAG GGTTATATCATAGGCAACCCATTAACGGACCGCAAGTTTGATTTGCCAGCAAGGGTGCCATATTCCCATAGGATGGGTCTCATATCTGATGAACAATATGAG AAATACAGGGAACGTTGTGGTGCGGACACCGGTATGAACCGAAACATACAATGCAAAAATTGCCATGATGCGATAGATAAG TGTTTGAAGGGCATAAACATACATCACATCCTAGAATCCGAATGCTTTTCCGAATACAATGGAAATTCAGATAGCGGCAGGACGCTGCTTGATTACCCTGGTGCAGAGCTTGGCTTATCTGATATTTCTTCCGAGTGCAGA GAAGGATATAGCATGTCCAGCATCTGGGCAAACAACAGGGCAGTGAGAGAGACTCTGGGTGTTCACAAGGGAACGGTTCCTGTGTGGGTGAGATGCAACCACGGCACGCCATACACCACCGACATCAGGAGCAGCGTGGAGTATCACCGGAGCCTGGCCAAAAGAGGCTACCGGAGCCTGATCTACAGCGGTGACCACGACATGACTGTGCCTTTCATCGGCACCCAGGCATGGATCCGCTCTCTCCGATTCGCCGTCGTCGATCAGTGGAGGCCCTGGTATGCCACCGGCCAAGTTGCTGG GTTTACAACGCTGTACGCTAACAACCTCACTTTTGCGACAGTCAAG GATGGTTCTCTCTGTGAAGGTGAAGGTGAAAGTGATGCTTCTTGGTCTTTATTTGCGTGGATGTGTTTAGTTCATCTCCCAACTTTACCTTTTGCTCTGTCCTTTTAA